One Paralichthys olivaceus isolate ysfri-2021 chromosome 21, ASM2471397v2, whole genome shotgun sequence genomic window carries:
- the cops3 gene encoding COP9 signalosome complex subunit 3, whose amino-acid sequence MASALEQFVNNVRQLSAQGQMTQLCELINKSGELLAKNLSHLDTVLGALDIQEHSLGVLAVLFVKFSMPNIPDFETLFSQVQLFISTCNGEHIRYATDTFAGLCHQLTNALVERKQPLRGVVILKQAIDKMQMNTNQLTSVHADLCQLCLLAKCFKPALPFLELDMMDICKENGAYDAKHFLCYYYYGGMIYTGLKNFERALYFYEQAITTPAMAVSHIMLEAYKKYILVSLILHGKVQQLPKYTSQIVGRFIKPLSNAYHELAQVYTTNNPAELRSVVNKHSETFTRDNNTGLVKQCLSSLYKKNIQRLTKTFLTLSLQDMASRVQLSGPQEAEKYVLHMIEDGEIYASINQKDGMVCFHDNPEKYNNPAMLHKIDQEMLKCIELDEKLKSMDQEITVNPQFVQKSMGSQEDEVGSKTSSYS is encoded by the exons ATGGCTTCAGCCTTGGAGCAGTTTGTGAACAACGTGCGGCAGCTCTCCGCTCAAG GCCAGATGACTCAGCTGTGTGAGTTGATCAACAAAAGTGGGGAGCTGCTGGCCAAAAATCTGTCCCACCTGGACACGGTGCTGGGGGCCTTGGACATCCAGGAGCACTCCCTAGGCGTGCTGGCTGTGCT ATTTGTGAAATTCTCCATGCCAAACATCCCCGACTTTGAGACCCTCTTCTCCCAAGTCCAGCTCTTCATCAGTACCTGCAATGGGGAGCACATTAGATATGCAACAGACACTT TTGCTGGTCTCTGCCACCAGTTGACAAATGCCCTTGTAGAGCGCAAACAG CCATTGAGGGGTGTCGTCATCCTAAAGCAGGCAATAGACAAAATGCAGATGAACACAAACCAACTTACCTCAGTTCATGCAGACCTGTGTCAG CTGTGCTTGTTAGCAAAGTGCTTCAAGCCTGCCCTGCCCTTCTTGGAGCTGGACATGATGGACATCTGTAAGGAGAATGGAGCCTATGACGCAAAGCACTTTTTATGTTACTACTACTATGGTGGCATGATCTACACGGGCCTCAAAAACTTTGAAAGAGCACTGTATTTTTATGAAcag GCAATAACCACTCCAGCCATGGCAGTGAGCCACATCATGTTGGAAGCCTATAAGAAATACATCCTGGTGTCACTCATTCTCCACGGCAAAGTGCAGCAGTTGCCCAAATACACCTCCCAAATAGTAGGGAGGTTCATCAAG CCCCTGAGCAATGCGTACCATGAGTTAGCTCAGGTTTACACCACCAACAACCCGGCTGAGCTGCGCAGCGTGGTCAACAAACACAGCGAGACCTTCACACGAGACAACAACACAGGCCTGGTCAAACAGTGCCTCTCCTCCCTCTACAAGAAGAACATCCAGCGGTTAAcaaag ACTTTCCTGACGCTGTCTTTGCAAGACATGGCGAGTCGAGTGCAGCTGTCAGGCCCCCAGGAAGCAGAGAAATACGTCTTACACATG ATTGAAGATGGTGAGATCTATGCTAGCATTAACCAAAAGGATGGTATGGTCTGCTTCCATGACAACCCGGAAAAATACAACAACCCAGCAATGCTACACAAAATTGACCAAGAG atGTTGAAATGTATAGAGCTGGATGAGAAGCTAAAGTCTATGGATCAAGAAATCACAGTAAACCCACAATTTGTGCAGAAG AGTATGGGATCACAGGAGGACGAAGTTGGTAGCAAAACATCAAGTTACTCCTGA